The following are from one region of the Cetobacterium somerae genome:
- a CDS encoding glycosyltransferase: MMEKNKKKILFSIDTLLVGGIEKVLIELLSNISKEKYEITLLIGYKLNELEKLKEDIPMNIKIEYIFKENIHILGKKKKAMGNLKGYEKIIFEITSLLRKKIFKKRLLKIVEKVDTVVDFDMTLASYAKDISKNIITFCHFSPKNYNRGIKKRQERLGEKLKNYNKIVVISKDMEKEGIEIFPFLKEKFITIYNSFNIDLIERKSNLIKEDELNLIKKPYILSIGRLEETQKDFTTLIKAFSKVSNNIKENLYIIGEGRHKDNLKKLVKDLQIEDRVLFLGFKNNPYPWIKNSSFFVHSSKFEGLPTVLIEASILGKAIVSTDCPTGPREILENGNCGLLVDVGDVEKLAENIKYLSQNLEVRQKYGELAKNESKRFDSKEIVKIVERLF; this comes from the coding sequence ATGATGGAAAAAAATAAAAAGAAAATATTGTTTTCTATTGATACGTTATTAGTAGGAGGGATAGAAAAAGTTTTAATAGAGCTTTTAAGTAATATTTCGAAAGAAAAATATGAAATAACACTATTAATAGGTTATAAATTAAATGAATTGGAGAAATTAAAAGAAGATATACCGATGAATATCAAAATTGAATATATATTTAAAGAAAATATTCATATTTTAGGAAAAAAGAAAAAAGCAATGGGGAATTTAAAAGGTTATGAAAAAATAATATTTGAAATAACATCACTTTTGAGAAAAAAAATTTTTAAAAAAAGATTATTAAAAATTGTAGAGAAAGTAGATACCGTTGTGGATTTTGATATGACTTTAGCTTCTTATGCCAAAGATATATCTAAAAATATAATTACATTTTGTCATTTTAGTCCTAAAAATTATAATCGTGGAATAAAGAAAAGACAAGAAAGATTAGGAGAAAAACTTAAGAATTATAATAAAATTGTTGTAATATCTAAAGATATGGAAAAAGAAGGAATTGAAATTTTTCCATTTTTAAAAGAAAAGTTTATAACAATATATAACTCTTTTAATATAGACTTAATTGAAAGAAAATCGAATTTAATAAAAGAAGATGAACTAAATTTGATAAAAAAGCCATATATTTTATCTATTGGAAGATTAGAAGAAACACAAAAGGATTTTACTACTTTAATAAAAGCTTTTAGTAAAGTAAGCAACAATATAAAAGAGAATTTATATATAATAGGAGAAGGAAGACATAAAGATAATTTAAAAAAATTAGTAAAAGATTTACAAATAGAGGATAGAGTTTTATTTTTAGGTTTTAAAAACAATCCATATCCCTGGATAAAAAACAGTAGTTTTTTTGTACATAGTTCTAAATTTGAAGGATTACCAACAGTTTTAATAGAGGCTAGTATTTTAGGAAAAGCAATAGTATCTACAGATTGTCCAACAGGGCCAAGAGAGATATTAGAGAACGGAAATTGTGGACTTTTAGTAGATGTGGGAGATGTTGAAAAATTGGCTGAAAATATAAAATATTTAAGTCAAAATTTAGAGGTAAGACAAAAATATGGAGAATTAGCAAAAAATGAGAGTAAAAGATTTGATTCAAAAGAAATAGTAAAAATAGTTGAAAGATTATTTTAA
- a CDS encoding glycosyltransferase, giving the protein MKRIVLNTDSLIMGGAEKIALEYANLLKDNYEVFLLINEDNGIDNILEELIDKNIRYQFVVDKEIMEKLNKYRILKKKNFIYKIYYSYYLKKRRKSYQKNIEKILKEKDYDYLIDFYCKIPWKLVNEKTICWLHMTLGNLKEKTKKEYQKKFTKCKNVIVLNEEMKKEVLNIFEIDPNKVMKIYNFFNIKKLENLSLNQEELTLNQKKLIKDNYIFACCRVDKQKDLDTLIDAFKDLKDEFKIKEKLYIAGDGDQRKRLEKKVTDLNLKEDIIFLGTQKNPYVWMKNAKLFVHSSHREGFGMVLVEALITNGIVISTDCPVGPKEILENGKSGVLVLPKNKKDLANKIYQLLRDQNLRINLLEESKRRKNDFSKEIVLNKIKTIFEG; this is encoded by the coding sequence TTGAAAAGGATAGTATTGAATACAGATTCTCTAATAATGGGGGGAGCAGAAAAAATAGCATTAGAGTATGCAAATCTTTTAAAAGATAATTATGAAGTTTTTTTACTGATAAATGAAGATAATGGAATTGATAATATTTTAGAAGAATTAATTGATAAAAATATAAGATATCAGTTTGTGGTAGATAAAGAAATAATGGAGAAACTGAATAAATACCGCATATTAAAAAAGAAAAATTTTATATATAAAATTTACTATAGTTATTATTTAAAGAAAAGAAGAAAAAGCTATCAAAAGAATATAGAAAAAATTTTAAAAGAAAAAGATTATGATTATTTAATAGATTTTTATTGTAAAATACCTTGGAAATTAGTGAATGAAAAAACAATATGTTGGTTACATATGACTTTAGGAAATTTAAAAGAAAAAACAAAGAAAGAATATCAAAAAAAGTTTACAAAGTGTAAAAATGTGATAGTTTTAAATGAGGAAATGAAGAAAGAGGTTTTAAATATATTTGAAATAGATCCAAATAAAGTAATGAAAATTTATAATTTTTTTAATATAAAAAAATTAGAAAATCTTTCTTTAAATCAAGAAGAACTGACATTAAATCAAAAAAAATTAATAAAAGATAACTATATTTTTGCGTGTTGTAGAGTAGATAAACAGAAGGATTTAGATACGTTAATAGATGCTTTTAAAGATTTAAAAGATGAATTTAAAATAAAAGAAAAACTTTATATAGCAGGAGATGGAGATCAAAGAAAAAGGCTAGAAAAAAAAGTTACAGATTTAAATCTAAAAGAAGATATAATATTTTTAGGAACACAAAAAAATCCGTATGTTTGGATGAAAAATGCAAAATTATTTGTTCATAGTTCTCATCGAGAAGGATTTGGAATGGTTTTGGTTGAAGCGTTAATAACAAATGGAATAGTTATTTCTACAGATTGCCCAGTGGGACCAAAAGAGATTTTAGAAAATGGAAAAAGTGGAGTTTTAGTACTACCAAAAAATAAAAAAGACTTGGCAAACAAAATTTATCAATTATTAAGAGATCAAAATTTAAGGATAAACTTATTAGAAGAATCAAAAAGAAGGAAAAATGATTTTTCAAAAGAGATAGTTTTAAATAAAATAAAAACTATATTTGAGGGATAA
- a CDS encoding acyltransferase: MYLKIKYLFQRSIVKIKNERNNLKIEGKLRASKIKVEGEGNQLKIGKNSFLKQGKISIKGSNNTIIIGENCDLKNLKIFMQDNNSTLIIGDNTTCAGAKILSQEGCKIKLGKNCMLSYDIEIRNSDSHKIFSEKSKERINEGKNIILEDNIWIGMRTLILKGSYVEKNSVIAAGSIVVNRVYANTIVAGSPAKEVKKAIYWER, encoded by the coding sequence ATGTATTTAAAAATAAAATATCTATTTCAAAGAAGTATTGTAAAAATTAAAAATGAAAGAAATAATTTAAAGATAGAGGGAAAATTAAGAGCATCAAAGATAAAAGTAGAAGGGGAAGGAAATCAATTAAAAATTGGAAAAAATAGTTTTTTAAAACAAGGAAAAATTAGTATAAAAGGAAGTAATAACACAATTATAATTGGAGAAAATTGTGATTTGAAAAATTTAAAAATTTTTATGCAAGATAATAACTCAACCTTAATAATAGGCGATAATACAACTTGTGCAGGAGCAAAAATATTGTCTCAAGAGGGCTGTAAGATTAAACTTGGTAAGAATTGTATGTTATCATATGATATTGAGATTAGAAATTCAGATTCACATAAAATCTTTTCAGAAAAATCAAAAGAAAGAATAAATGAAGGAAAAAATATAATATTAGAGGATAACATTTGGATTGGAATGAGAACTTTAATATTAAAAGGGAGTTATGTAGAAAAAAATTCAGTAATAGCAGCTGGAAGTATTGTTGTAAATAGAGTTTATGCCAATACAATAGTAGCTGGTAGTCCAGCTAAAGAGGTAAAAAAAGCTATATATTGGGAAAGGTAG
- a CDS encoding glycosyltransferase, with protein MKKEKISLITCTYNRLDKLEKLIKSLKNQSLLPDEFIVSDDGSKEDIEFFLKNIFKNENRFKVKLIKQSDLGFRLARARNNGVREAIGELIILIDSDIVMPKKFIEIFYKKRQKNVINLSRALRLTPENTKLLTCKEIEEENYSHLYSKKSYYYNIERYYKNKLYSIFAPKKQAEKFRAMAFSLYKEDYIKLNGFDENFIGWGAEDLDFGRRAYYKGIKIVNSHKNNFQIHQWHEESDKNDDYSLKYFRKIWEEREKSKNYDIEYGILKSYQNDKYEVIEIC; from the coding sequence ATGAAAAAGGAAAAAATTAGTTTAATAACTTGTACTTATAATAGGTTAGATAAATTGGAAAAATTAATAAAGTCATTAAAAAATCAATCTCTATTACCAGATGAGTTTATTGTATCTGATGATGGTTCTAAAGAAGATATAGAGTTCTTTTTAAAAAATATATTTAAGAATGAAAATAGATTTAAAGTAAAACTAATAAAGCAAAGTGATTTAGGGTTTAGATTAGCTAGAGCTAGAAATAATGGTGTAAGAGAGGCAATAGGAGAATTAATTATATTGATAGATTCAGATATCGTAATGCCGAAAAAATTTATAGAGATTTTTTATAAAAAAAGACAGAAAAATGTGATTAATTTAAGCAGAGCGCTGAGATTAACACCAGAAAATACAAAATTATTAACATGTAAAGAGATAGAAGAAGAGAATTATTCTCATTTATACTCTAAAAAAAGTTATTACTATAATATAGAAAGATATTATAAGAATAAATTGTATTCAATTTTTGCTCCCAAAAAGCAAGCTGAAAAATTTAGAGCAATGGCATTCTCTCTGTATAAAGAAGATTATATAAAATTAAATGGATTTGATGAAAATTTTATTGGATGGGGAGCTGAAGATCTAGATTTTGGAAGAAGAGCTTATTATAAGGGAATAAAAATAGTGAATAGTCATAAAAATAATTTTCAAATACATCAATGGCATGAAGAATCTGATAAAAATGATGATTATTCATTAAAATATTTTAGAAAAATTTGGGAAGAAAGAGAAAAAAGCAAAAATTATGATATAGAATACGGTATTTTAAAAAGTTATCAAAATGATAAATATGAAGTGATAGAAATATGTTAA
- a CDS encoding lipopolysaccharide core heptose(II) kinase RfaY has product MLRNEKYKGYSIYFYDEKYEKIARNIIDKKYKVLEKYKDDKRSYVVKIEVDNYVYILKRALNETNRFRKKIRTLLKKSEALTTLININNLRRNGLKELYIPYLVVERKEKGFIKESFLLTEFIEGRVIKNYKEFTLEEKKIIVNILEEIHKKNVYHGDANHGNFIFTNNGIRVIDTVGKKEKLLNYKRNYDFITLDDCIQDIEKIHVYKKYQLSYWIASFIKKLKKRFC; this is encoded by the coding sequence ATGTTAAGAAATGAAAAATATAAAGGTTATAGTATATATTTTTACGATGAAAAATATGAAAAGATTGCTAGAAATATAATTGATAAAAAATATAAAGTTCTAGAAAAATATAAAGATGATAAGAGAAGTTATGTTGTAAAAATTGAAGTTGATAATTATGTATATATATTAAAAAGAGCATTAAATGAAACAAATAGATTTAGAAAAAAAATTAGAACTTTACTGAAAAAAAGCGAAGCATTGACAACTTTAATTAATATAAATAATTTAAGAAGAAATGGATTAAAAGAATTATATATTCCATACTTAGTAGTAGAGAGAAAAGAAAAAGGTTTTATAAAAGAAAGCTTTTTATTAACAGAATTTATTGAGGGAAGAGTAATAAAAAATTATAAAGAGTTTACTTTAGAGGAGAAAAAAATAATTGTAAATATACTAGAGGAAATCCATAAAAAAAATGTCTATCATGGGGATGCTAATCATGGGAATTTTATATTTACTAATAATGGAATTAGAGTTATTGATACAGTAGGTAAAAAAGAGAAGTTATTAAATTATAAAAGAAATTATGATTTTATAACATTAGATGACTGTATTCAAGATATAGAAAAAATTCATGTTTATAAAAAATATCAGTTATCTTACTGGATTGCTAGTTTTATAAAAAAATTAAAAAAAAGGTTTTGTTAA
- a CDS encoding acyltransferase gives MNKLLFKLRNKVTLDKENYIEIDKSVKIRGCKIKIRGKNNKLIIKKDANLNGVIIEIRGENSFLEIGNKSILGEKTYLSIKGKEKNIVIGKECMFSRNINIMTFDGHDIYKNGEKINESRSIKIEDNVWVADGVTILKGVNILKGSVIGINSVVTKSYDEENIIIAGNPAKIIKRGIIWKD, from the coding sequence ATGAATAAATTATTATTTAAATTGCGAAATAAAGTAACATTGGATAAAGAAAATTATATTGAAATAGATAAGAGTGTAAAAATAAGAGGATGCAAAATAAAAATAAGAGGAAAGAATAATAAATTAATAATAAAAAAAGATGCTAATTTAAATGGTGTTATTATAGAGATAAGAGGTGAAAATAGTTTTTTAGAAATTGGGAATAAAAGTATTCTTGGAGAAAAAACTTATCTTTCAATAAAAGGAAAAGAAAAAAATATAGTTATAGGAAAAGAGTGTATGTTTTCAAGAAATATAAACATTATGACTTTTGATGGACATGATATCTATAAGAATGGAGAAAAAATTAATGAATCTCGTAGCATTAAAATAGAGGATAATGTATGGGTCGCTGATGGTGTTACAATACTTAAAGGGGTAAATATATTAAAAGGAAGTGTTATTGGAATAAATTCTGTTGTTACTAAATCCTATGATGAAGAGAATATAATAATAGCTGGAAATCCTGCGAAGATTATAAAAAGGGGTATAATATGGAAAGATTGA
- a CDS encoding O-antigen ligase family protein, whose amino-acid sequence MERLKRQIHSLGLAGVYLYGISLIISKGGVNIGLALMTLSAICFVKDLKIKEIEIEYKIFLIILLFIPIFDLLSPGGLYSARVTIKQLYRFLPMFIAPIFLKTTKELKRFMYMISISVLINCLNGINFYRKNNYNFTLRYESFTTIMDSAHALVGLSFIILSLIIIEVKNRKNNRLIYLIPTYLLNLFCIILGQTRGAWLALIAGFLIYLSISLTKKQLLMSSIMVLILIGFSFNVIKDNPYVKRFQSITDVKNLSPKTRLFMWEASLDIYRNNTVFGVGKDNGPKYYLDYFEKNDLYSKFDEWDRPMVKVIATAGNAHNMYFENLVNMGVLFFALLGFWIFILYKSFIQTRKFSKKGELYWISLAATSMILVYYVTGLTEGAWGEFIKRHIYLIGVILYISCKKNGVFNEKI is encoded by the coding sequence ATGGAAAGATTGAAAAGACAAATACACTCCTTAGGATTAGCAGGTGTATATTTATATGGGATATCTTTAATAATATCAAAAGGTGGAGTAAATATAGGTTTAGCTTTAATGACTCTTTCAGCAATTTGTTTTGTTAAAGATTTAAAGATAAAAGAAATTGAAATAGAGTATAAAATATTTTTAATTATACTTTTGTTTATACCAATTTTTGATTTATTATCACCAGGGGGATTATATTCTGCTAGAGTCACAATAAAACAATTATATAGATTTTTACCAATGTTTATTGCTCCAATATTTTTAAAAACGACAAAAGAATTAAAGCGATTTATGTATATGATAAGTATATCAGTACTAATAAATTGTTTAAATGGAATAAATTTTTATAGAAAAAATAATTATAATTTTACTTTAAGATATGAAAGTTTTACAACTATTATGGATAGTGCTCATGCATTAGTAGGATTATCTTTTATTATTTTATCCTTAATAATTATAGAGGTAAAAAATAGAAAAAATAACCGATTAATATATTTAATCCCAACTTATTTACTAAATTTATTTTGTATAATTTTAGGACAAACAAGAGGGGCCTGGTTAGCATTAATTGCTGGATTTTTAATATATTTATCAATATCTTTGACTAAAAAACAATTATTAATGAGTTCGATAATGGTTTTAATATTAATAGGATTTAGTTTTAATGTAATTAAGGATAATCCCTATGTTAAAAGATTTCAAAGTATAACTGATGTAAAAAATTTATCACCTAAAACCAGACTTTTTATGTGGGAAGCATCGTTGGATATATATAGAAATAATACTGTATTTGGTGTAGGGAAGGATAATGGTCCTAAATATTACTTAGATTATTTTGAAAAGAATGATTTATATTCTAAGTTTGATGAGTGGGATAGACCTATGGTAAAAGTAATAGCAACGGCAGGAAATGCACACAATATGTATTTTGAAAACTTAGTGAACATGGGAGTGTTATTTTTTGCTTTATTGGGATTTTGGATATTTATATTATATAAGTCGTTTATTCAAACTAGAAAATTTTCTAAAAAAGGTGAGCTATATTGGATATCTTTAGCTGCGACATCGATGATTCTTGTATACTATGTGACGGGGTTAACAGAAGGAGCTTGGGGAGAATTTATTAAAAGACATATTTATTTAATTGGAGTTATCTTATACATAAGTTGCAAAAAAAATGGAGTATTTAATGAAAAAATTTAA
- a CDS encoding CatB-related O-acetyltransferase has protein sequence MIREILQKYKLKGKKVFLEKKVNFKKASFEGANRVGMNSSIRKIKIGYGSYIGKNCMLNAAKVGKFCSLGNNIKIISGNHPTKDYVSTHPFCYSTTFKREGLNFQKHIKFDDLLKIDNNTSIVIGNDVWIGDNVLILGGIKIGDGVVIGCGSVITRDIEAYSIVVGVPGKVLRKRFTDKQIQFLEEFKWWNKEIEWIEKNIENFSNIEKLMANEMVRS, from the coding sequence ATGATTAGAGAGATTTTACAAAAATATAAACTTAAGGGAAAAAAAGTATTTTTAGAAAAAAAAGTAAACTTTAAAAAGGCAAGTTTTGAAGGTGCTAATAGAGTCGGAATGAACTCAAGTATAAGAAAAATTAAAATAGGCTATGGAAGCTATATAGGAAAAAATTGTATGTTAAATGCAGCTAAAGTAGGAAAATTTTGCTCCCTAGGAAATAATATTAAAATAATTTCAGGAAATCATCCTACAAAAGATTATGTTTCAACTCATCCATTTTGCTACAGCACAACTTTTAAAAGAGAAGGTTTAAATTTTCAAAAGCATATAAAGTTTGATGATTTGCTAAAGATAGATAATAATACATCTATAGTAATAGGAAATGATGTATGGATAGGAGATAATGTCCTTATATTAGGTGGAATTAAAATAGGAGATGGAGTTGTAATAGGATGTGGAAGTGTTATAACAAGAGATATTGAAGCTTATTCAATAGTTGTAGGAGTTCCAGGGAAAGTATTAAGAAAAAGATTTACAGATAAACAAATTCAATTTTTAGAAGAATTTAAATGGTGGAATAAAGAGATCGAATGGATAGAAAAAAATATAGAAAATTTTTCTAATATAGAAAAATTAATGGCAAATGAAATGGTGAGAAGCTAG
- a CDS encoding Wzz/FepE/Etk N-terminal domain-containing protein, with product MSKELKVMEQKQYDDEIDLYELIEILVRHKWSIVITTVLCTLLSLGTALYVRSKTPNYLIKSILIQQDTYGLKGVNKINVDTVLLQDKNIEKLLEIESIKKEYLENTPEKMQNMASERKFLQELITISKNEKNNEEISIKTEIIVNESSSRDIINKYIDILREQDNLADVIAKEKELKGDSLEKTKIEIENIQNEILDIFKKDNDLIALKPEEKMNYIASKYPELNLRKNEQEKYYNTYVNELIRLDSLNDKADIIKETTDIYFLKGQSKAKLILVVGIIMGVFLGVMIVFLKEFINGYKKRYKK from the coding sequence ATGAGCAAGGAGTTAAAAGTGATGGAACAAAAGCAATATGATGATGAGATTGATCTTTATGAATTGATTGAAATACTAGTGAGGCATAAGTGGAGTATAGTTATAACAACAGTACTTTGTACACTTTTATCTCTAGGAACTGCACTTTATGTACGTAGTAAAACACCAAATTATTTAATAAAGAGTATTCTTATACAACAAGATACCTATGGGTTAAAGGGTGTAAATAAAATAAATGTAGATACTGTATTACTTCAAGATAAAAATATTGAAAAACTCTTAGAAATAGAATCTATAAAAAAAGAGTATCTAGAAAATACACCAGAAAAGATGCAAAATATGGCGTCAGAAAGAAAATTTTTACAAGAGTTAATAACTATATCTAAAAATGAAAAAAACAATGAAGAGATATCTATAAAGACTGAGATAATAGTGAATGAAAGTAGTAGCAGAGATATTATAAATAAATATATAGATATTTTAAGGGAACAAGACAATTTAGCAGATGTTATAGCAAAAGAGAAGGAGTTAAAAGGCGATTCTTTAGAAAAAACTAAAATAGAAATTGAAAATATTCAAAATGAAATTTTAGATATTTTTAAAAAAGATAACGATTTAATAGCCTTAAAGCCAGAAGAAAAGATGAATTATATAGCTTCTAAATATCCAGAATTAAATCTAAGAAAAAATGAGCAAGAGAAGTATTACAATACATATGTTAACGAGTTGATTAGACTTGATTCTTTAAATGATAAAGCAGATATTATTAAGGAAACTACAGATATATATTTTTTAAAGGGACAAAGTAAAGCTAAACTTATTTTAGTAGTTGGAATTATAATGGGAGTATTTTTAGGAGTAATGATAGTGTTTTTAAAAGAGTTTATAAATGGATATAAAAAAAGATATAAAAAGTAG
- a CDS encoding exopolysaccharide biosynthesis polyprenyl glycosylphosphotransferase, giving the protein MKHNQNARGRIPYTLALFLLYEWIVRVMKLSINTSIYGLFFMLILSYYVFGIFTLRERYSVKEFLISMSLNSSIFFILLIFHKDFEIIFYFLIYTGLQNLIRYVLGKLYKNNIRVLILGDETEERRVKKGIIDNLEYSYIGFVSDKNSNALGKIKDIEDIIKVYGITEIIYIKELEEQLIDEIFKLKLSGMKVLDSDIFLQNVEGKIDVEKISKKWFLESKGFDVLTSTLDKRLKRFMDIAMALVVFMLGLPFMILTYFLVKLDNPKNFFSNPAFFKQNRIGLGGEVFQIVKFRSMRIHNPNEHSKYASEKDERITTIGKFIRKTRLDELPQIWNVLNGDMSFVGPRPEWDELGRDYEKKINMYKLRYAVKPGLTGWAQVMYPYGASIDDAKKKLEYDIYYIKYQNIAMDIIILFKTVKVVLFGKGM; this is encoded by the coding sequence ATGAAACACAATCAGAATGCAAGGGGAAGGATACCCTACACATTAGCACTTTTTTTACTATATGAATGGATTGTAAGAGTTATGAAGCTAAGTATAAATACATCAATATATGGATTATTTTTTATGCTTATACTTTCTTATTATGTATTTGGAATATTTACGTTAAGAGAAAGATATTCTGTTAAAGAGTTTTTAATTTCAATGTCTTTGAACAGTTCAATATTTTTTATACTATTAATATTCCATAAAGATTTTGAAATAATTTTTTATTTTTTAATATATACAGGATTACAGAATTTAATTAGATATGTTTTGGGTAAATTGTATAAAAATAATATAAGAGTATTAATACTAGGAGATGAAACAGAGGAACGAAGAGTAAAAAAAGGTATTATAGATAATTTGGAATATAGTTATATAGGATTTGTGAGTGATAAAAATAGTAATGCTCTTGGAAAAATAAAGGATATAGAAGATATTATAAAAGTTTATGGCATTACAGAGATAATCTATATAAAAGAGTTGGAAGAGCAATTAATTGATGAAATCTTTAAATTAAAACTATCTGGAATGAAAGTTTTAGACTCTGATATTTTTTTACAAAATGTAGAGGGGAAAATAGATGTAGAGAAAATATCGAAAAAATGGTTTTTAGAATCAAAAGGATTTGATGTTTTAACATCTACTTTGGATAAAAGGCTAAAAAGATTTATGGATATAGCTATGGCTTTAGTTGTTTTTATGTTAGGATTACCATTTATGATATTGACATATTTTTTAGTAAAGTTAGATAATCCTAAAAATTTTTTTTCTAATCCAGCTTTTTTTAAACAAAATAGAATTGGGTTAGGTGGAGAAGTATTTCAAATAGTTAAATTTAGATCTATGAGAATACATAATCCAAATGAACATTCTAAATACGCTTCAGAAAAGGATGAGAGAATAACAACAATAGGAAAATTTATAAGAAAAACTAGATTAGATGAATTACCTCAAATTTGGAACGTTTTAAATGGAGATATGAGTTTTGTAGGACCTAGACCTGAGTGGGATGAACTTGGAAGAGATTATGAAAAGAAAATTAATATGTATAAACTTCGTTATGCAGTAAAACCTGGACTTACTGGTTGGGCACAAGTTATGTATCCCTATGGAGCAAGTATTGACGATGCAAAGAAAAAGTTAGAGTATGATATCTATTATATAAAATATCAAAATATAGCAATGGATATAATAATATTATTTAAAACAGTAAAAGTAGTGCTGTTTGGAAAGGGGATGTAA
- a CDS encoding glycosyltransferase family 2 protein, translating into MYDITSSIVTYNTKLDELKKAIESFLNTKLNVHLYISDNSPNNELEKYIKNIDDSRVSYIFNNKNGGYGWGHNQILKNIIGKSKYHLILNPDIYFNKGILEELFSYMEKNKDIGNIMPMVKYPNGDIQYLCKRIPTPKDLFLRKFCPFKSVIEKNNYKYEMRETGYNKIIDVPILSGCFMFIRNEVFNTVGIFDEQYFMYMEDFDLSRRIHEKYRTVFYPKVEIVHAHAKESFKNKKMAKIHLKAAIKYFNKWGWI; encoded by the coding sequence TTGTACGATATTACCTCAAGTATTGTGACATACAATACAAAGTTAGATGAATTAAAAAAAGCAATTGAAAGTTTTTTAAATACAAAATTAAATGTTCATTTATATATATCAGATAATTCACCAAATAATGAATTAGAAAAATATATAAAAAATATTGATGATTCAAGAGTCTCTTATATTTTTAATAATAAAAATGGTGGATACGGTTGGGGACACAATCAAATATTAAAAAATATAATAGGAAAATCTAAGTATCACCTTATTTTAAATCCTGATATTTATTTTAATAAAGGTATTTTAGAAGAGCTATTTTCTTATATGGAAAAAAATAAAGATATAGGAAATATAATGCCTATGGTCAAATATCCAAATGGTGATATACAGTATTTGTGTAAGAGAATACCAACGCCAAAGGATCTATTTTTAAGAAAATTTTGTCCATTTAAATCGGTAATAGAAAAAAATAACTATAAGTATGAAATGAGAGAAACAGGTTATAATAAAATAATTGATGTTCCAATATTATCAGGATGTTTTATGTTTATAAGGAATGAAGTTTTTAATACTGTCGGTATATTTGACGAACAGTATTTTATGTATATGGAGGATTTTGATTTGAGTAGAAGAATTCATGAAAAATATAGGACAGTATTTTATCCGAAAGTAGAAATTGTTCATGCTCATGCAAAAGAATCATTTAAAAATAAAAAAATGGCAAAAATACATTTAAAAGCGGCAATAAAATATTTTAATAAATGGGGATGGATATAA